A portion of the Acidisarcina polymorpha genome contains these proteins:
- a CDS encoding efflux RND transporter permease subunit produces MIRGLVDFALNNRWLVLGFAILLFAWGIVSFHNLPVEAYPDVANNYVEIITQWPGRSAEDIEQQVTIPVEIQMAGIPHLQHLRSFSLGGLSDVKLIFDDDSVNDWNRQKVGERLNQVNLPAGLQPQMGSDWSPVGQIYWYTLTSTNPEYDNMELKSIQDWQLEKQFKSVPGVVDVSSFGGMTREYQVRVDPDKLIAYGISIGQVEQQLANNNINAGGEFIEQGMQQINVQEAGLVRNVQDIENTLLKSQSGAALHLRDIATVAQGPKIRLGQIGKAIHKEDGKIVDLDDTVEGIVLLQKGEDSDKVLEGIHAKVDELNNHFLPPGVKIVPFLDRSDLLHFTTHTVLHNLTEGIVLVVIILFFFLGNIRAALIVSLTIPFSLLFASICLDLRHIPANLLSLGALDFGMVVDGAVVIVENIVRHLNRKNDKHETVIEQIRDAAHEVQRPVFYAIGIIITAYLPIFTLQAVEGRLFRPMAWTVAFALLGALIFSLILAPVLSSFLFSKGAKEWHNPLMAWLTDRYRYAVTWAIEHRYVTVGGAVLALCITAYLAFGGVIGSEFLPHLDEGAIWVRGTLAPSTGPTEGIAVMNKARVVLSAFPEVIKVISQVGRPDDGTDTTGFFNTEYFIDLKSKAQWRGAFRQDKEELIGAMNRELEKMPGVNWSFSQPISDNVEEAVSGVKGELAVKLYGDDLKTLEATADKVVDVMSRVQGVADLGLFRVIGQPNLTYTVNRPAAARFGINVTDVQDAIQTAVGGGAVTQVLKGEARYDLVVRYQKPYRDTPEAIDNIRLLSPSGERVSLAQLTDVATVDGAEEIYREAGQRYVAIKYSVRGRDLGSTVEESIRKVNAEVKLPPGYKFDWAGEYESQKRSSKRLMLVLPITIIIIFVILYTMFKSGKWALLILGNVAMAPLGGMLALLLTHTNFSVSSGVGFLALFGVSVQTGVIMLEYINQLRVRGRSIEESAIEGAVLRLRPIMMTMLVATLGLLPAATSHGIGSDSQRPFAIVIVGGLLAALSINVFLLPTLYVWIAGEGDVLPTPETEFEN; encoded by the coding sequence ATGATTCGTGGTCTGGTCGACTTTGCGCTCAATAACCGCTGGCTGGTGCTTGGATTCGCTATCCTGCTGTTTGCCTGGGGTATCGTCTCGTTCCACAATCTGCCGGTGGAGGCGTATCCCGACGTCGCCAACAACTACGTCGAGATCATCACCCAGTGGCCCGGACGCTCGGCGGAAGACATCGAGCAGCAGGTCACGATCCCGGTCGAAATCCAGATGGCCGGCATCCCCCACCTTCAGCATTTGCGGTCGTTTTCGCTTGGCGGTCTCTCCGACGTCAAGCTGATCTTCGATGATGACTCCGTCAACGATTGGAACCGGCAGAAAGTTGGCGAACGGCTCAACCAGGTGAATTTGCCGGCTGGTCTGCAGCCGCAGATGGGTAGCGACTGGAGCCCGGTCGGGCAGATCTATTGGTATACGCTGACCAGCACCAATCCTGAATACGACAACATGGAGCTGAAGTCGATCCAGGACTGGCAGCTCGAGAAACAGTTCAAATCAGTTCCCGGCGTTGTCGATGTTTCGAGCTTCGGGGGGATGACACGGGAGTATCAGGTACGCGTCGATCCCGACAAGTTGATCGCTTACGGCATCAGCATCGGCCAGGTGGAGCAGCAGCTCGCCAACAACAATATCAACGCTGGTGGCGAGTTCATCGAGCAGGGAATGCAGCAGATCAACGTCCAGGAAGCGGGTCTGGTCCGCAACGTCCAGGACATTGAGAATACGCTGCTGAAATCACAGTCAGGAGCGGCGCTTCATCTGCGCGACATCGCGACGGTGGCGCAGGGCCCGAAGATCCGGCTGGGACAGATCGGGAAGGCGATCCATAAAGAGGACGGGAAGATTGTCGACTTGGATGACACCGTTGAGGGCATCGTCCTGCTGCAAAAAGGGGAAGACTCCGATAAGGTACTTGAAGGTATTCACGCCAAAGTCGATGAATTAAACAACCACTTCCTGCCGCCGGGAGTGAAGATTGTTCCCTTTCTCGATCGCAGCGATCTGCTGCATTTCACCACCCACACGGTGCTTCATAACCTTACTGAAGGCATCGTCCTGGTTGTCATCATTCTGTTTTTCTTTCTGGGAAATATCCGGGCGGCGTTGATCGTCTCGCTGACAATCCCGTTCTCGCTGTTGTTCGCCTCGATTTGTCTGGACCTCCGGCACATTCCCGCGAACTTGTTATCTCTCGGCGCACTTGATTTCGGCATGGTCGTTGATGGCGCAGTGGTGATCGTCGAGAACATTGTTCGCCACCTGAATCGCAAGAACGACAAGCACGAGACGGTGATCGAGCAAATCCGCGATGCGGCGCACGAAGTTCAGCGCCCGGTGTTTTACGCGATCGGCATCATCATCACCGCCTATCTCCCTATCTTCACGCTGCAAGCGGTAGAAGGGCGCCTATTCCGGCCGATGGCCTGGACGGTCGCCTTTGCGCTTCTGGGCGCGCTGATTTTTTCCTTGATTCTGGCGCCGGTGCTTTCCAGCTTCCTGTTCTCGAAGGGGGCGAAGGAATGGCATAACCCTCTCATGGCATGGCTAACCGACCGCTACCGTTATGCGGTCACCTGGGCAATCGAGCACCGCTATGTGACGGTTGGGGGTGCGGTCCTGGCCCTCTGCATCACTGCGTACCTGGCCTTTGGCGGGGTTATCGGTTCGGAGTTCCTGCCCCACCTCGATGAGGGCGCCATCTGGGTGCGCGGCACACTGGCGCCGAGCACCGGTCCGACTGAAGGTATAGCCGTTATGAATAAGGCGAGGGTTGTTCTTTCGGCGTTCCCCGAAGTGATCAAGGTTATAAGCCAGGTTGGCCGTCCCGACGACGGCACCGATACGACCGGCTTTTTCAATACCGAATACTTTATTGACCTGAAGTCGAAGGCGCAGTGGCGCGGTGCTTTCCGTCAGGACAAAGAAGAGTTGATCGGCGCCATGAATCGCGAACTCGAGAAGATGCCAGGAGTGAACTGGAGTTTCTCCCAGCCTATCTCCGACAACGTCGAAGAAGCGGTCAGCGGGGTGAAGGGTGAACTCGCCGTGAAGCTTTACGGCGACGATCTGAAAACATTGGAGGCCACCGCAGATAAGGTCGTCGATGTGATGAGTCGTGTCCAAGGCGTTGCCGATCTTGGTTTATTCCGCGTGATCGGCCAACCCAACCTGACCTACACCGTGAACCGACCGGCTGCAGCCCGTTTTGGAATCAATGTCACCGATGTGCAGGATGCAATCCAAACCGCCGTCGGCGGCGGCGCGGTCACTCAGGTGCTGAAGGGAGAGGCCCGCTACGACCTGGTAGTTCGCTATCAAAAGCCCTACCGCGATACTCCTGAAGCAATCGACAACATCCGCCTGCTCTCTCCTTCTGGCGAACGAGTCTCGCTCGCGCAACTCACCGACGTTGCAACGGTGGATGGCGCTGAAGAAATCTACCGTGAAGCGGGACAGCGTTACGTCGCGATTAAATACAGCGTTCGCGGCCGCGATCTCGGCAGCACGGTGGAAGAGTCGATCCGGAAAGTCAACGCGGAAGTGAAGCTGCCCCCAGGCTATAAGTTCGACTGGGCTGGCGAGTATGAAAGTCAGAAGCGTTCGTCGAAGCGGCTGATGCTGGTGTTGCCGATCACGATCATCATCATCTTCGTGATCCTGTACACCATGTTCAAGTCGGGCAAGTGGGCGCTGTTGATTCTCGGCAACGTGGCGATGGCGCCTCTCGGTGGCATGCTGGCCCTGCTTTTGACGCACACCAACTTCAGCGTCTCATCGGGGGTAGGTTTTCTGGCGTTGTTTGGCGTTTCGGTGCAGACCGGCGTGATCATGCTGGAATACATCAACCAACTGCGAGTGCGAGGGCGTTCGATCGAGGAGTCGGCGATCGAAGGTGCGGTGCTGAGATTGCGCCCGATTATGATGACCATGCTGGTGGCTACTTTAGGGCTGCTTCCCGCGGCGACCTCGCATGGCATCGGTTCGGACTCGCAGCGGCCCTTCGCGATCGTGATTGTCGGCGGGCTGCTGGCGGCGCTGAGCATCAACGTCTTCCTGCTTCCGACGCTGTACGTTTGGATTGCGGGAGAAGGCGATGTTCTACCGACTCCGGAAACGGAGTTCGAAAACTAA